From a single Thermoanaerobaculum aquaticum genomic region:
- the uvrB gene encoding excinuclease ABC subunit UvrB has protein sequence MSKPFRLVAPFAPAGDQAQAIAKLVEGFRQGLFAQTLLGVTGSGKTFTMAKVIEALNRPTLVLSHNKTLAAQLYQEFKGFFPENAVEYFVSYYDYYQPEAYVPATDTYIEKETSINEEIDRLRLSATRSLFERRDVLIVASVSCIYGLGDPAAYYGMLLLLEPSTAPGMEPVLRQLVAMQYERTQLDLVPGAFRVRGDVLEIYPPYEDHAIRVEFWDREIERISRIDPLRGVVLEDVEDRLPIYPASHYVTTRDILQQAIADIKAELDERVAELKAAGKLLEAQRLSQRTLFDLDMLSELGYCPGIENYSRHLTRRKPGEPPPTLLDYFPSDWLLIVDESHVTIPQVRGMYHGDRSRKETLVEFGFRLPSALDNRPLTFEEFMSRLHQVLFVSATPGEWEIQVSNGVVVEQLIRPTGLLDPVVEVRPAQGQVDDVIARIRERVAAGERVLVTTLTKRLAEDLTQYLSELGIRARYLHSEIDTLERTAILADLRRGVFDVLVGINLLREGLDLPEVSLVAILDADKEGYLRSHTALIQTIGRAARNVNGTAILYADTITESMRKAIEETRRRRAIQEAYNREHGIEPRTIIKDIANPLVQMANLDYHDALTQPPRVGELEVLDEKSLTKTIAELEKQMKAAAKRLEFEEAARLRDRIKELRALQVYKT, from the coding sequence ATGAGCAAGCCGTTTCGATTGGTGGCGCCTTTTGCGCCGGCGGGAGACCAGGCGCAAGCCATTGCCAAGCTGGTGGAGGGGTTCCGCCAGGGCCTTTTTGCCCAGACGCTTCTGGGGGTCACCGGCTCGGGGAAAACCTTCACCATGGCCAAGGTCATCGAAGCTTTGAACCGGCCTACCCTGGTGCTTTCTCACAACAAGACACTTGCCGCCCAGCTTTACCAGGAGTTCAAGGGCTTTTTCCCGGAAAACGCGGTGGAGTACTTCGTTTCCTACTACGACTACTACCAGCCGGAAGCGTACGTGCCCGCCACCGACACCTACATCGAAAAGGAAACCTCCATCAACGAGGAAATAGATCGGTTGCGCCTTTCCGCCACCCGCTCGCTCTTTGAAAGACGGGACGTGCTGATCGTGGCGTCGGTTTCCTGCATTTACGGCTTGGGCGACCCGGCGGCCTATTACGGAATGCTTTTGCTGTTGGAGCCGAGTACGGCGCCGGGGATGGAGCCGGTGTTGCGGCAGCTGGTGGCCATGCAGTACGAACGCACCCAGCTGGATTTGGTGCCCGGCGCCTTCCGGGTGCGGGGGGATGTGCTGGAGATCTACCCTCCTTACGAGGACCACGCCATTCGCGTGGAGTTCTGGGACCGGGAAATCGAAAGGATAAGCCGCATCGATCCCCTCCGCGGGGTGGTGCTGGAAGACGTGGAGGATCGCTTGCCCATTTACCCGGCCTCCCACTACGTGACCACCCGGGACATCCTCCAGCAGGCCATTGCCGACATCAAGGCGGAGCTGGATGAGCGGGTGGCGGAGCTGAAAGCCGCTGGCAAGCTTTTGGAGGCCCAGAGGCTTTCCCAGCGCACGCTGTTCGATCTCGACATGCTTTCGGAGCTCGGCTACTGCCCGGGCATTGAGAACTACTCCCGCCACCTCACCCGCAGAAAGCCTGGCGAGCCACCACCCACGCTTTTGGACTACTTCCCGTCCGATTGGCTGCTAATCGTGGATGAGTCGCATGTGACCATCCCCCAGGTGCGGGGCATGTACCACGGCGATCGCTCCCGCAAGGAAACGCTGGTGGAGTTCGGTTTTCGGCTGCCTTCGGCGCTGGACAACCGGCCGCTGACCTTTGAGGAGTTCATGTCCCGCCTGCACCAGGTGCTTTTCGTTTCGGCCACGCCGGGAGAGTGGGAAATCCAGGTCTCCAACGGGGTGGTGGTGGAGCAGCTCATCCGCCCTACCGGGCTTTTGGATCCGGTGGTGGAGGTGCGGCCGGCCCAGGGGCAGGTGGACGACGTGATTGCCCGCATCCGGGAGCGGGTGGCAGCGGGGGAGCGGGTGCTGGTGACCACGCTCACCAAGCGCCTGGCCGAGGACCTCACCCAGTACCTTTCGGAGCTAGGCATTCGCGCCCGCTACCTGCACAGCGAAATTGATACCCTGGAGCGCACGGCTATCCTGGCCGACCTGCGCCGCGGGGTCTTTGACGTGCTGGTGGGCATCAACCTCCTGCGCGAAGGGCTGGATTTGCCGGAGGTTTCGCTGGTGGCCATTTTGGACGCCGACAAAGAAGGCTACCTCCGCTCCCACACCGCCCTCATCCAGACCATTGGCCGGGCGGCCCGCAACGTCAACGGCACGGCCATCCTTTACGCCGACACCATCACCGAGTCCATGCGCAAGGCCATTGAGGAAACGCGGCGGCGGCGGGCCATTCAAGAGGCTTACAACCGGGAGCACGGTATTGAGCCGCGCACCATTATCAAGGACATTGCCAACCCCCTGGTGCAAATGGCCAACCTGGACTACCACGACGCGCTCACCCAGCCGCCACGGGTGGGTGAGCTGGAGGTTCTGGACGAAAAGTCCCTCACCAAGACCATTGCCGAACTGGAAAAGCAAATGAAGGCCGCGGCCAAGCGGCTGGAGTTTGAAGAAGCGGCGCGCCTTCGTGACCGCATCAAGGAGCTGCGGGCTTTGCAGGTTTACAAAACTTAA
- the pepT gene encoding peptidase T: MAITLDSQDRKELLERFLRYVQVDTQSDENSTSFPSTEKQKDLARMLVEELKALGLSDAAMDQWGYVYATLPSNIPADHPAHGKVPTIGLIAHLDTYFGTPGGGVKPQVIENYAGGDITLPGDSNQVIRYAENPNLARCLGHTLITSDGTTLLGADDKAGIAEIMTALAWMQRHPEFLHGTVRVAFTPDEEVGRGTEHFDVPGFGARYAYTLDGSDLGEIEDETFCADSALVTVEGHDVHPGYAKDKMTNAVRVAAAIIERLPKDFLPETTEGRQPYLHPYDIRGDVSKVEVKFLVRAFSEEELHQQEATLQRIVEEVRASFPQAKVSITIKESYRNMAYAIRKEPQVLEVALEAVRRMGLEPVRKAIRGGTDGARLSFMGLLTPNIWAGGQNFHSVQEWVSLEWMAKAAECALNILALWVERAGA, translated from the coding sequence ATGGCAATTACCCTCGATTCCCAGGACCGCAAGGAGCTTTTGGAGCGCTTTTTGCGCTACGTGCAGGTGGACACCCAGTCGGATGAAAACAGCACTTCGTTCCCTTCCACCGAAAAGCAAAAGGACCTGGCCCGCATGCTGGTGGAAGAGCTCAAAGCGCTGGGACTGAGCGACGCCGCCATGGACCAGTGGGGCTACGTTTACGCCACCCTGCCCAGCAACATCCCCGCAGACCACCCAGCCCACGGCAAGGTCCCCACCATTGGCCTGATCGCCCACCTGGACACCTACTTCGGCACACCTGGGGGCGGGGTCAAACCCCAGGTGATCGAAAACTACGCCGGTGGCGACATCACCTTGCCCGGCGATTCCAACCAGGTCATCCGCTACGCGGAAAACCCCAACCTCGCCCGCTGCCTGGGCCACACGTTGATTACATCGGACGGCACCACGCTCCTGGGCGCCGACGACAAAGCCGGCATTGCCGAAATCATGACCGCCCTGGCCTGGATGCAGCGCCACCCCGAGTTCCTCCACGGTACCGTCCGGGTGGCCTTCACCCCCGATGAAGAGGTAGGCCGCGGCACCGAGCACTTTGACGTCCCGGGCTTCGGCGCCCGCTACGCGTACACCCTGGACGGCTCCGATCTCGGCGAAATCGAGGACGAGACGTTTTGCGCCGACTCGGCCTTGGTTACCGTGGAAGGTCACGACGTCCACCCCGGCTACGCCAAGGACAAGATGACCAACGCCGTGCGGGTGGCTGCCGCCATCATCGAACGCCTCCCCAAGGACTTCCTTCCCGAAACCACCGAAGGCCGCCAGCCTTACCTCCACCCCTACGACATCCGCGGGGACGTGAGCAAGGTGGAGGTGAAGTTCCTGGTCCGCGCCTTCAGCGAAGAGGAGCTGCACCAGCAGGAAGCCACCCTGCAGCGCATCGTGGAGGAGGTGCGAGCTTCCTTCCCGCAGGCCAAGGTCAGCATCACCATCAAGGAGTCCTACCGCAACATGGCTTACGCCATCCGCAAGGAGCCGCAGGTGCTGGAGGTGGCCCTGGAGGCGGTGCGGAGGATGGGCCTGGAGCCGGTGCGCAAGGCCATTCGCGGCGGCACCGACGGGGCCCGCCTTTCCTTCATGGGCCTCCTCACCCCCAACATTTGGGCCGGCGGGCAAAACTTCCACTCGGTGCAGGAGTGGGTTTCTCTGGAATGGATGGCCAAAGCGGCCGAGTGCGCCTTGAACATCCTGGCGTTGTGGGTGGAGCGGGCCGGCGCTTAA